ATAATGCCTTTTTTAATAATGATCAGGATACAACTACCGGCGCTTCTTCTATTGTAACGGCGGCCCTTTCGGCTTTCGGGGTGAAACGGGTAAAAAGTACCAGTCCCCCTACCGCCATCACCGTCATGCCGATGTAGCTAAAAGCATCGATATAAGTGATATGATCTGATTTAAACAAAAATCCAAACAACATACCGCCGATATTGCCGCCTGCGCCAACAATTCCATTCACCAGGCCGGCATTGCGTTTACTCAGGAACGGCACGATGCCGTAGGTGACACCGTTGGCCATTTTCAGGAACAAGGCAAAACTCAGCATGGCAACGATGGCCATCCCCAGCGAACCTGCACTGGCAAATAAAAGCAGACCGGTGCCTTCCAGCATCAACATCGCTGCCAGCAGCCATCCTTTCCCTCTGATGCCCGCTTTGGCCCCGGCTTTGTCCGCCGCTATGCCACCCAGCGCACGGGCAAAGAGGTTCATAAACCCGAAGACGCCGGCCCAGAAACCAGCACTGCGCTGCGATAAATGAAAGGTGTCCACAAAATGCAAAGAGGCCACATTATCAAAAGTGATCTCCATCCCAAAACACATCCCGTAAGCCAGGGTCAGCACCCAGATGCGCCAGTCACGCAGCACCGACCAGTCGATGCTATCCGCTTTTTCCGACCGCTGTATCTCATCAAAATTCCCTTCGGGCGTATCTTTGGTGTAACGGTAATACAGCCATGCCACACCCAGCATCATCAGCCCCGGCAGTATCATCGCATAGCGCCAGGCCTCCCCTTTCGTATAGCCGAAACCGACAATAGCGGCAAAGATCAGCGGCATCACCATATTGGTGACGCCACCACCAAGGTTGCCCCAACCGCCGGCGACGGCATTGGCCGTGCCTTTGATGTTGGGCGCAAACATCAGGGAAGTATGGAACTGTGTGATCACAAAAGAGCCGCCTATCACGCTGATGGCTAAACGAAACAATAAAAAAGACATATAGTCTTTGGACAGGCCCACCAGGAAAACGGGCAGCGAACCCAGTACCAACAGGCGGACCGCCGTTTTGCGCGGCCCCCACAGGTCGCAGAGGCGGCCAATCAACAGCCGGGCGATAATAGTGCCCGACACGGAGGCGATCATGATATTGCCAATCTGCGCCTTGCTGAGGCCCATGTCTTCCCGGATGGTAGGCATCAGCGGGGCCAGGCCAAACCACCCGAAGAAACAAACAAAAAACATTAGCCAGGCGATATGGAAAGTCCGCATCTGTATGGAATCAATACGGAATATATTGAGTGTTGTTAGAGCAGGCATAATTATTTAGTTATTTGGTTATTTGTTTATCAGCCATTCAGGATGGATATTGACGGTCACATAAGCCCAGTTGTTATTACCGGACGCATTATTGACCTGCTTTATCAAAGCCAGGGAAGGCGTGCTCCAGAAGTGGCTGTAGCCGGCTTCAAAAGCAATCATACTGGTCAGTGTATACGTAGCCGTTATATCTACTTCTGTGCCCAGCCGTTTGCCGTTACCGGCAATGGCTGCTGCGCTGAAGAATTCATGCACATCGGCGCCGGCGGTGAACCGACTGCCGGGTTTCCATTTGCCCCGGAGGTAATAGTCCTGTAGCCCCTTATTACCAAAAGCGCTGGCCACATAGAAATAATCCATATACCCCCAGAACTTATGAGGCGTACCATACAACGGATCAAAATCAGGAGAGGTAAAATCAGCGCCGGCACCTGCACTGACACGCCGGTTGAAACCATATTGCAGGTATCCTGTCAGCAACGAACCGCTGACATCCTGCGCGCTGCTGTTGGTCCCGCCCTGGTAATAGGCAGCTGCGGTCCACGACAGGTTGTTGTACTGCCCGGTATAATACAGCCCGGTGGTATAACGGTTATGTACAGACGCTTCCCACTTTTTCTGGGCAGGGGTAACGGTACTGTCTATATGAAATTTGGGGAACTGGTCTGCCAGCAGCAGAAAAGAAAGGTTGCTTTGCCTGAACTTCCGGGAC
The Chitinophaga varians genome window above contains:
- a CDS encoding MFS transporter; the protein is MPALTTLNIFRIDSIQMRTFHIAWLMFFVCFFGWFGLAPLMPTIREDMGLSKAQIGNIMIASVSGTIIARLLIGRLCDLWGPRKTAVRLLVLGSLPVFLVGLSKDYMSFLLFRLAISVIGGSFVITQFHTSLMFAPNIKGTANAVAGGWGNLGGGVTNMVMPLIFAAIVGFGYTKGEAWRYAMILPGLMMLGVAWLYYRYTKDTPEGNFDEIQRSEKADSIDWSVLRDWRIWVLTLAYGMCFGMEITFDNVASLHFVDTFHLSQRSAGFWAGVFGFMNLFARALGGIAADKAGAKAGIRGKGWLLAAMLMLEGTGLLLFASAGSLGMAIVAMLSFALFLKMANGVTYGIVPFLSKRNAGLVNGIVGAGGNIGGMLFGFLFKSDHITYIDAFSYIGMTVMAVGGLVLFTRFTPKAERAAVTIEEAPVVVS
- a CDS encoding alginate export family protein: MKKWFQGGIPWILPGLLLSQHGYGQFTLGAQLRTRTELRDGQGAPKLQGTSPAFFTSQRTRLMAGLNTYRLKLGLTVQDIRVWGQDASTINRTTTPDNNGFMLHEAWAEVLLTDTVTKDRRLALKIGRQELVYDDSRLLGNLDWLQQGRRHDALLVKYETAVWTAHAGLAFNQNKEYAAGTVYNPVPPGNYPANTNGGGAYKSLEFVYVSRKFRQSNLSFLLLADQFPKFHIDSTVTPAQKKWEASVHNRYTTGLYYTGQYNNLSWTAAAYYQGGTNSSAQDVSGSLLTGYLQYGFNRRVSAGAGADFTSPDFDPLYGTPHKFWGYMDYFYVASAFGNKGLQDYYLRGKWKPGSRFTAGADVHEFFSAAAIAGNGKRLGTEVDITATYTLTSMIAFEAGYSHFWSTPSLALIKQVNNASGNNNWAYVTVNIHPEWLINK